From one Melospiza melodia melodia isolate bMelMel2 chromosome 4, bMelMel2.pri, whole genome shotgun sequence genomic stretch:
- the LOC134416961 gene encoding uncharacterized protein LOC134416961 — MRRNVEVKARLRAREEALRAALRLRGLGPVCPVCPGAGEGAPQVCPGAGQGAPQVCPGAGPGTGEGQKPPQVCPGAGQVLLQTDTFFRVPRGRLKLRRTQDGRGELIFYERPDSAGPKLSKFSITPTADPEGLQAVLSQSLGVLGTVRKERLLFLLGQTRLHLDQVQGLGDFLELEVVLRPEQSEEDGQRVALELLQEFGIGEQDLISGAYLDLLLAQGDNGDTP, encoded by the exons ATGCGGCGGAACGTGGAGGTGAAGGCGCGGCTGAGGGCGCGGGAGGAAGCGCTGAGGGCGGCCCTGAGGCTGCGGGGGCTGGGCCCGGTGTGCCCGGTGTGCCCCGGGGCAGGCGAGGGAgcgccccaggtgtgccccggggccgggcagggagcgccccaggtgtgccccggggccgggccgggcacggGTGAGGGTCAGAAgccgccccaggtgtgccccggggccgggcaggTGCTGCTCCAGACCGACACGTTCTTCCGGGTGCCGCGGGGGCGGCTCAAGCTGCGCCGGACACAG GATGGCCGGGGAGAGCTGATTTTCTACGAGCGCCCCGACAGCGCCGGCCCCAAACTGTCCAAGTTCAGCATCACCCCCACGGCCGATCCCGAGGGGCTGCAG gcggTGCTGTCGCAGTCCCTGGGCGTGCTGGGCACGGTGAGGAAGGAGCggctcctgttcctgctgggcCAGACCCGGCTGCACCTGGACCAGGTGCAGGGGCTTGGGGACTTCCTGGAGCTggag GTGGTGCTGCGGCCGGAGCAGAGCGAGGAGGACGGGCAGCGCGTggcactggagctgctgcaggagtttGGGATTGGGGAACAGGACCTCATCTCTGGGGCCTACCTGgatctgctgctggcacagggggacaatggggacacccccTGA